One region of Chryseobacterium muglaense genomic DNA includes:
- the traJ gene encoding conjugative transposon protein TraJ, which translates to MEWDNLHELLRSLYDDMMPLAGDMAAVAKGLAGLGALFYVALKVWQALSRAEPIDVFPLLRPFALGLCIMFFPTIVLGTINAVLSPVVRGTHTILEDQVLDLNKLQQQKDQLEYEAMVRNPETAYMASDEEFDKKLDELGWSPSDVGTMAGMYMDRQAYKIEKAIKDWFRNLLEILFQAAALVIDTIRTFFLIVLSILGPIAFAISVWEGFQSTLTQWITRYVSVYLWLPVSDLFSSMLARIQSLILERDIAMLADPTYIPDTSNTVYIIFMIIGIIGYFTIPTVTGWVIQAGGAGNFTRNVNQAAMKTGNIAGAGAGSTVGNIGGKLMNK; encoded by the coding sequence ATGGAATGGGATAATCTTCACGAACTCCTGCGTTCGCTTTACGACGATATGATGCCGCTTGCAGGCGATATGGCGGCAGTAGCTAAAGGTTTAGCGGGATTGGGAGCGTTGTTCTATGTAGCATTAAAGGTTTGGCAGGCTTTAAGCCGAGCAGAACCTATTGATGTGTTCCCGTTGTTGCGTCCCTTCGCTTTGGGGCTTTGTATAATGTTCTTCCCAACTATCGTGTTGGGAACCATTAATGCAGTATTAAGTCCGGTGGTTAGAGGAACCCACACCATACTCGAAGACCAAGTACTTGACCTGAACAAGCTGCAACAGCAGAAAGACCAATTGGAATATGAAGCAATGGTCAGAAATCCAGAAACCGCCTATATGGCATCAGACGAAGAGTTTGATAAAAAACTGGATGAATTGGGCTGGTCGCCATCGGACGTTGGTACAATGGCGGGAATGTATATGGACAGACAAGCCTACAAGATAGAGAAAGCCATAAAGGATTGGTTTCGCAATTTACTGGAAATACTCTTTCAGGCGGCGGCTTTGGTTATTGATACCATACGAACATTTTTCCTGATAGTCCTTTCCATACTCGGACCAATAGCTTTTGCTATTTCCGTTTGGGAGGGATTTCAGTCCACACTCACACAGTGGATTACCAGGTATGTCAGCGTATATCTCTGGCTTCCTGTTTCGGATTTGTTCAGCTCGATGCTGGCAAGAATACAATCCCTCATACTGGAAAGGGATATAGCAATGCTTGCCGATCCGACCTACATACCTGATACGAGCAATACAGTGTACATCATATTTATGATTATCGGCATCATCGGGTACTTCACAATTCCTACAGTGACAGGTTGGGTAATCCAAGCCGGAGGCGCAGGAAACTTTACCCGCAACGTGAACCAAGCTGCAATGAAAACAGGGAACATCGCCGGAGCAGGTGCAGGTTCCACAGTTGGAAACATCGGCGGCA
- a CDS encoding DUF4141 domain-containing protein, giving the protein MKKVLYLVCTALMLAVAPSAKAQWVVTDPANLASGIINSANEIIQTSSTVSNVVKNFNEVKKVYDQGKEYYDKLKAINNLVKDARKVQQTVLLVGDVSEMYVQNFGKMMNDPNFTPQELVAIGNGYSALLNESTELLKELKQIITSSSLSLNDKERMDIIDRVYKEVKDYHSLVRYYTNKNISVSYLRAKKKNDAKRVLELYGTSNQKYW; this is encoded by the coding sequence ATGAAAAAAGTATTGTATCTGGTGTGTACGGCACTAATGCTTGCCGTAGCACCGTCAGCGAAAGCACAATGGGTAGTAACCGACCCTGCAAATTTGGCTTCAGGTATTATCAACTCTGCGAACGAAATCATACAGACTTCTTCCACCGTGAGCAATGTAGTAAAGAACTTCAACGAAGTGAAGAAAGTTTACGACCAGGGCAAGGAATATTACGACAAGCTGAAAGCTATTAACAACCTTGTGAAAGATGCCCGTAAGGTGCAGCAAACCGTACTTTTAGTAGGCGATGTTTCCGAAATGTATGTGCAGAATTTTGGCAAGATGATGAACGACCCAAATTTCACACCACAGGAATTGGTTGCTATTGGCAATGGTTATTCGGCACTACTCAATGAAAGTACCGAACTGCTGAAAGAATTGAAGCAAATTATAACCTCTTCAAGCCTTTCGCTAAACGACAAAGAGCGTATGGATATTATTGATCGTGTGTACAAAGAGGTAAAGGATTACCACAGCCTTGTACGCTACTACACCAATAAGAACATTTCTGTAAGCTACCTAAGAGCGAAAAAGAAAAACGATGCCAAAAGAGTGCTTGAACTCTACGGAACCTCTAACCAAAAATACTGGTAA